GGAATGCCACTTGGTCTCGTCTATGGATACTTCCGCATTGCCGACACCGCTGCCGCCGCAATGCATGCGAAGGACATTGGCCGCCGTTCTGCCCATGTAGAAATTGGGGCTGCCGCTGACGCCGAACAGAAACTTGTTGGTCGACTGACTGCTCGACTGCGAAAACAGGGCAACCGCCGAAACGCTGAAAGCGGCCCCGGCATTGAAGCCGCTGTTCTTGATCGTGTACTGGATGCTCTCGGCGCTGGAGGCCGGCGTGAAGTGGGCGGCATTTCCCCCCATATTCGGAGCATCTTCCACGAATAATGCGCGGCGGGCCGGATCGGCCTGTTCGAGGGTAGCGCCGCTGCCAGCGCGGTCATGCCACCTGACGATCTTCCCGTCTTCAATGTCGACGAGGGAAGGTGCCGCCTGAAACCACCTTATGGTGGGAATTGCGAGCACTCCGTCGGAGGCGCGCTCGAAGGGCATGAACGGGTCGGAGAAAACTCCGTCGAGTTGGATACCAGCCATTTTTAAACTCCTGTCGTTACGGGAACAATGTCCCTGGAGAGGTAAAATCTCTTCTCCGGAGAGACATATCTGGGAAAATGCGGATGCCAGAAAGACGGCGGTCCCGAGACATAGATGTCGGTCATGCCTCCGGGCCTATGTGGGTCAGTGGTGTTTTCGACGCCGCTGATCACAATTCTGGGGTTCGAGCCGGTCGGCTCGTTATCGAGCGTGATGATGATCTTGCGGTCTTGATAAGCACGATAGCTGTAGAGCTCGACTGCCGTGATCGACGCAGAGTTCGTATCGTCTACATATTGCAGGCCGTGGTTCTGGAGACTGAAATCCAGCCAATCCTGGTCGAATTCGAGGATGCCGTCAGGCCCTTCGATGACGATCTCAATCGTCGTTCCTGTCCTGACTGCCGGCTCCAGGTTCCCGCTGCCGTCGCGCTTCGCGTGCAGAGGTCGGAAATCACCGCCCTCGCGCACGATGTCGTGCACGTGGGCAAAGAGGTCTGCGGTCATCAGCTTGCCCATCATGTGGATGCCGTAGTCGGTGGTCCGCTCGTGGTAGACGGGGCCGATACAAACAATGTCAGGGTCCGTGAATGAACGTGAAAGCGTGTCCAGCGCGGTGCTCTTGATATTGCCGAGCGGTTCGGTGATCGCATCATTGGGCTGGTAAGCGAGCAGCTTTGGCCTCAAGCCCGCTGCAACGTTGC
This window of the Martelella lutilitoris genome carries:
- a CDS encoding LamG-like jellyroll fold domain-containing protein yields the protein MAGIQLDGVFSDPFMPFERASDGVLAIPTIRWFQAAPSLVDIEDGKIVRWHDRAGSGATLEQADPARRALFVEDAPNMGGNAAHFTPASSAESIQYTIKNSGFNAGAAFSVSAVALFSQSSSQSTNKFLFGVSGSPNFYMGRTAANVLRMHCGGSGVGNAEVSIDETKWHSSIGSFNGADRVNLSVDGSAAVSSNSATVPAPTGDYVFSGIASGGGVSWEGYVCDIRVLTIDLFHASNEAHLAALRAFDSSVYGLG